The following are encoded together in the Oceanobacillus zhaokaii genome:
- a CDS encoding DUF1189 family protein, whose translation MKTDIFPLNYIKTIWTPVKVFRGRHQLNWLQIIIIFLFLNALIMIPVSLNFAKMDAFPIEGTFPNAFALIDESVVTEVKEAKFTNGRMELPSSFLYTSNKGVIGGDISKVEADELIKEENAIIFLADKLIIKEGNNPISEVTYTKDFTLDNVTTIDELKTAISQQWFIQNKGFIVGSLILAVFSLSLASIVFIVLGSSIFIYFTRKGQFSSIKTFKESVNLIVNAMGLASVISMVIGLIRYDMITMLMIQSFGTVLMILAVFYKTRFNDDAAV comes from the coding sequence ATGAAAACAGATATTTTCCCATTAAATTATATTAAGACAATATGGACACCAGTAAAAGTTTTTAGAGGACGTCATCAACTAAATTGGTTGCAAATTATTATTATTTTCCTGTTTTTAAATGCTTTGATAATGATACCAGTCTCCTTAAACTTTGCAAAAATGGACGCATTCCCTATCGAAGGAACTTTTCCAAATGCATTCGCATTAATTGATGAATCTGTAGTTACAGAGGTGAAAGAAGCGAAATTCACAAACGGGAGAATGGAATTACCTTCCAGCTTCCTTTATACAAGTAATAAAGGGGTGATTGGTGGGGATATATCAAAAGTAGAGGCAGATGAACTGATCAAGGAAGAAAATGCAATAATATTTCTAGCAGATAAACTGATAATAAAAGAAGGAAACAATCCGATTTCAGAAGTGACATATACAAAGGATTTTACCTTAGATAATGTGACAACGATTGATGAATTGAAAACTGCTATATCACAGCAATGGTTCATACAAAATAAAGGATTTATTGTCGGAAGTCTAATTCTTGCTGTTTTTAGTCTGTCACTCGCTAGCATTGTATTTATCGTACTAGGATCATCCATTTTCATCTATTTTACAAGAAAAGGACAATTTTCTTCCATAAAAACTTTTAAAGAATCCGTAAATTTAATTGTAAATGCGATGGGGCTAGCTTCCGTAATATCAATGGTTATCGGACTCATTCGATATGATATGATCACGATGCTAATGATTCAGTCATTCGGAACGGTACTCATGATATTAGCTGTTTTCTATAAAACTCGTTTCAATGATGACGCAGCAGTATAA
- a CDS encoding Gfo/Idh/MocA family protein translates to MTKLRVAVIGCGSIAKYRHLPEYALNPNVEIVAVCDLVKERAEEAAAKYQAKAYTNYETLLQTEKLDAVSVCLPNYLHAPVSIAALNAGNHVLCEKPMATSREEAAQMIEAANKNNKKLMIGHNQRFVSSHQKAKQLIEKGEAGKIYSFRTAFGHGGPEGWSVDGKDSWFFNKNQAFIGAMGDLGVHKADLLRYILGEEFIEVGAFVETSAKEDTDVDDNAVFILKSVSGVIGTLAASWAYTAKEDNSTIIYGENAILRLEDDPDFSLIVQYKNGEVVKYELGGIQSNEEGGQTTTHVIDHFVEAIVENKEPLINGEEGKRSLEVILGAIESVESKSIYQLER, encoded by the coding sequence ATGACAAAATTACGTGTTGCAGTTATTGGTTGTGGAAGTATTGCGAAGTATCGACATTTACCAGAGTACGCGCTAAATCCAAATGTCGAGATAGTTGCGGTTTGTGATCTTGTAAAAGAAAGAGCAGAAGAGGCAGCAGCGAAATATCAAGCAAAAGCATATACGAATTATGAAACATTATTGCAGACTGAAAAGCTAGATGCAGTCAGTGTTTGTTTGCCTAATTACTTACATGCACCAGTTTCTATTGCTGCATTGAACGCTGGGAACCATGTGTTATGTGAAAAACCAATGGCAACTTCACGTGAAGAAGCAGCACAAATGATTGAAGCTGCAAATAAAAACAATAAGAAATTGATGATTGGTCATAATCAGCGCTTCGTTTCTTCTCACCAAAAAGCGAAACAGCTAATCGAAAAAGGAGAAGCAGGAAAAATTTATAGCTTCCGTACTGCCTTTGGACATGGTGGACCTGAAGGCTGGAGTGTTGACGGAAAAGATAGCTGGTTCTTCAACAAGAATCAAGCATTTATTGGTGCTATGGGTGATCTTGGTGTACATAAGGCAGATTTGCTTCGTTATATACTTGGAGAAGAGTTCATTGAGGTTGGAGCATTTGTTGAAACGAGTGCAAAAGAGGATACAGATGTCGACGATAATGCCGTGTTTATTTTGAAATCAGTGAGTGGTGTCATTGGTACATTAGCTGCAAGCTGGGCATATACGGCTAAGGAAGATAATTCAACGATTATTTACGGAGAAAATGCGATTTTAAGATTGGAAGACGATCCGGATTTTTCCCTTATTGTGCAGTATAAGAATGGCGAGGTTGTAAAGTATGAATTAGGTGGAATTCAGTCTAATGAAGAAGGTGGGCAGACAACCACCCATGTAATTGATCACTTTGTCGAAGCGATTGTTGAGAATAAAGAGCCATTAATTAATGGGGAAGAAGGAAAGCGATCGCTCGAGGTCATTTTAGGAGCAATCGAATCTGTTGAATCGAAAAGTATTTACCAATTGGAGCGTTGA
- a CDS encoding N-acetylglucosamine kinase: MEYFLGIDGGGTKTIAALANENGEVIAQATAGATNPNAASDQVLKQTFKELLLSLKGQAEKEYNHINIFAGIAGAGNETNRRRLNDIIARLVTKTENIQVEPDPVNALYSGTYGKPGIVQISGTGSITYGINSKLQHNRVGGWGYLLGDEGSGYDIGRQGIMAALKSFDGKENTTTLLPNLFTFFNVNNPQELMGKIYASPTPKNDIAAFAKTVLDAYKQKDLVADKIVVKVAKELAANIATLYSKHFQENEKTEVVLGGGVFSDKDILPMLIATSLQELQLDLAVVLPKMPPVGGSLIGAYISQGKEPSQSVINNIIDTI, translated from the coding sequence GTGGAATATTTCCTTGGCATTGATGGCGGTGGAACTAAAACAATTGCAGCACTTGCCAATGAGAATGGGGAGGTTATTGCACAAGCAACAGCAGGGGCAACGAATCCGAATGCAGCTTCCGATCAAGTACTAAAGCAAACATTTAAAGAGCTTTTACTTTCGTTAAAAGGTCAGGCGGAAAAAGAGTACAATCATATTAATATTTTTGCTGGAATTGCTGGAGCTGGGAATGAAACAAATCGACGTCGCCTCAATGATATAATTGCTCGTTTAGTAACAAAAACTGAGAATATCCAAGTAGAACCAGATCCTGTTAATGCTCTTTATTCCGGTACATACGGCAAACCAGGTATTGTTCAAATATCAGGAACAGGGAGCATTACATATGGAATCAATTCCAAGCTGCAGCATAATCGTGTAGGTGGCTGGGGATATCTGCTAGGTGATGAAGGCAGTGGCTATGATATCGGCAGGCAGGGAATAATGGCAGCCTTGAAGTCTTTTGATGGGAAGGAAAATACTACAACTCTGCTACCGAATTTATTCACCTTTTTTAATGTGAATAATCCACAAGAATTGATGGGAAAAATCTATGCATCTCCAACACCTAAAAATGACATCGCAGCCTTTGCAAAAACAGTGCTTGATGCTTATAAACAAAAAGATTTAGTTGCTGATAAAATTGTAGTAAAGGTAGCGAAAGAGTTAGCTGCTAATATTGCAACACTGTACTCGAAACATTTTCAGGAAAACGAAAAAACAGAAGTTGTTTTAGGTGGTGGCGTATTTAGTGATAAAGATATACTTCCGATGCTTATAGCAACTAGTTTGCAAGAGCTGCAGTTAGATCTAGCCGTAGTTTTGCCAAAGATGCCCCCTGTTGGAGGATCGCTGATTGGTGCATATATAAGTCAAGGAAAGGAACCGTCTCAATCCGTTATTAACAACATAATTGATACGATTTAA
- a CDS encoding sugar phosphate isomerase/epimerase family protein: MKLGVFTVLFSGKPFEEMLDYVKDAGLQAVEIGTGGNPGTAHCDVDELLESEEKRKIFLEKIESRGLTISAFSCHDNPISPDRAHAQKSHDTFIKTVRLAELLNVPVVNTFSGVPGSNEDSKLPNWPVTPWPTEYSDILEWQWEKKLIPYWKEQGQFAKDHGVKVGLELHAGFLVHTPYTMLKLREATNDAIGANLDPSHLWWQGIDPVAAIKILGKENAIHHFHAKDTYIDQDNVNMYGLTDMQAYSKVQTRAWSFRSVGYGHSIQEWSNIVSALRTYGYDYVISIEHEDPIMSIDEGFKAAVRNLKAVNIEQSLDNMWWA, from the coding sequence ATGAAACTAGGAGTATTTACCGTATTGTTTTCTGGAAAACCATTTGAGGAAATGCTGGATTATGTAAAGGATGCAGGATTGCAAGCAGTAGAGATTGGTACTGGAGGAAATCCTGGCACGGCACATTGTGATGTTGATGAATTACTGGAAAGTGAAGAAAAGCGCAAAATATTTTTAGAAAAGATTGAATCACGTGGATTAACGATTAGTGCATTTAGCTGCCATGACAACCCGATTTCACCGGATAGGGCACATGCGCAGAAATCACATGATACATTTATTAAAACAGTGAGATTAGCGGAATTACTGAATGTGCCTGTCGTTAATACGTTCTCAGGTGTTCCTGGTTCCAATGAAGATTCCAAATTACCAAACTGGCCTGTCACACCATGGCCAACAGAGTATTCAGATATTCTAGAATGGCAATGGGAGAAAAAATTGATTCCATACTGGAAAGAGCAGGGGCAATTTGCGAAAGATCATGGTGTAAAGGTTGGTCTCGAACTTCATGCTGGATTTCTAGTCCATACACCATATACGATGCTTAAATTGAGAGAAGCAACGAATGATGCGATTGGTGCAAACCTTGATCCGAGTCACTTATGGTGGCAGGGGATTGACCCAGTTGCCGCAATAAAAATACTCGGTAAAGAAAACGCAATCCATCACTTCCATGCAAAGGATACGTACATTGATCAGGATAATGTCAATATGTATGGTTTAACAGATATGCAAGCCTACTCGAAAGTACAGACCCGAGCATGGAGTTTCCGTTCGGTTGGCTATGGACATAGCATTCAGGAGTGGTCGAATATTGTGAGTGCATTACGTACTTATGGTTATGACTACGTAATAAGTATCGAGCATGAGGACCCAATTATGTCAATTGATGAAGGCTTTAAGGCTGCTGTACGGAATTTGAAGGCAGTTAATATTGAACAATCACTCGATAATATGTGGTGGGCATAA
- a CDS encoding Gfo/Idh/MocA family protein: MTKLKMGIIGVGGIAQGRHIPSYLKLNDKVEIIAVQDLNIARAEEVAKKYDIPQVFTNYHKLFSVVDAVTICTPNKFHAEITIAALEAGVHVLCEKPMAITTTECEAMIAAAEKANKVLSIGYHYRHLEVAQVAKHAVPDIGDPLVTRVQALRRRKVPGWGVFTNKELQGGGSLIDYGCHFLDLALWLLDDLKPVEVTGTTYNRLSKTPNQLNDWGTFDHETFDVDDHVTAYIKFENGESMFFECSWAANIKEDTNHLSISGVDGGLNVFPYEFYQAKHGTFMTTGATLSDDQLEAGLLQAENFVEACLGEAELISKPEQSLQVSRIIEAIYQSSEMGKSVRLA, encoded by the coding sequence ATGACGAAATTAAAAATGGGAATTATCGGCGTTGGTGGCATTGCACAGGGAAGACATATTCCTTCATACCTAAAGCTAAACGATAAAGTAGAAATTATTGCTGTTCAAGATTTGAATATTGCTCGCGCAGAGGAAGTAGCTAAGAAATATGATATTCCTCAGGTGTTTACAAATTATCATAAGCTCTTTTCCGTTGTAGATGCAGTGACAATTTGTACGCCAAATAAATTTCATGCAGAGATTACAATAGCTGCCTTAGAAGCAGGGGTTCACGTTCTATGCGAAAAACCGATGGCCATTACAACAACTGAATGTGAAGCAATGATTGCTGCAGCGGAAAAAGCGAATAAAGTCTTAAGTATCGGGTATCATTATCGCCACCTAGAAGTGGCCCAGGTTGCAAAGCATGCGGTACCTGACATTGGTGATCCACTCGTAACGAGGGTACAAGCACTTAGACGCAGGAAGGTACCTGGGTGGGGCGTGTTCACCAATAAGGAATTACAAGGTGGTGGAAGTTTAATTGATTATGGCTGTCATTTTCTTGATTTGGCACTTTGGTTATTAGACGATCTAAAGCCTGTTGAAGTAACTGGTACAACTTATAACCGTCTGAGTAAAACACCAAATCAACTAAATGACTGGGGAACCTTTGATCATGAAACCTTTGATGTCGATGATCATGTTACTGCCTATATTAAATTTGAAAATGGTGAGTCGATGTTTTTCGAATGTTCTTGGGCTGCGAATATAAAGGAGGATACGAATCATCTCAGTATTTCTGGTGTTGATGGAGGACTGAACGTGTTTCCTTATGAATTCTACCAGGCTAAACATGGAACATTTATGACTACAGGTGCAACATTATCTGATGATCAGCTGGAAGCAGGATTACTTCAAGCGGAAAACTTTGTTGAAGCTTGTCTTGGAGAAGCGGAGTTAATTAGTAAACCAGAGCAATCTTTACAAGTTTCAAGAATAATAGAAGCAATTTACCAGAGCAGTGAAATGGGAAAGAGTGTAAGACTAGCATAA
- a CDS encoding ThuA domain-containing protein gives MNIVVWNEYRHEKKDLEVAEIYPNGIHGTIAAFLQEDYENVKTATLDEPEHGLTDEVLANTDVLIWWGHLAHDEVSDEVVEKVKHRVLEGMGLIVLHSAHFSKIFKTLMGTGCDLKWREAGDKERLWVVDPTHPITEGIGQYIELEQEEMYGEHFDIPAPDELIFIGWFSGGEVFRSGATFKRGKGKIFYFQPGHETHPTYHHKDIQQVIKNGVRWAASINTPTPTYGNHKALEQI, from the coding sequence ATGAATATCGTCGTATGGAACGAATATCGTCATGAGAAAAAGGATCTGGAAGTTGCGGAAATCTACCCAAATGGGATCCATGGAACTATCGCAGCATTTCTACAAGAAGACTATGAAAATGTGAAAACAGCAACATTGGATGAACCGGAACATGGATTAACGGATGAAGTGTTAGCAAATACGGATGTGTTAATTTGGTGGGGACATCTAGCACATGACGAAGTGAGCGATGAGGTTGTTGAAAAGGTTAAACATCGTGTCCTCGAAGGAATGGGGTTAATCGTTTTGCATTCGGCCCATTTTTCGAAGATATTTAAAACGCTGATGGGTACTGGCTGTGATCTGAAGTGGCGAGAAGCGGGGGATAAAGAACGTTTATGGGTTGTTGATCCTACTCATCCAATAACTGAAGGGATTGGTCAGTATATCGAACTGGAGCAGGAAGAAATGTATGGTGAGCACTTTGATATACCAGCACCAGATGAGTTAATATTCATTGGCTGGTTTTCAGGTGGGGAAGTATTTCGCAGTGGAGCAACCTTTAAACGAGGTAAGGGGAAGATTTTCTACTTCCAGCCAGGACATGAAACGCATCCAACGTACCACCATAAAGACATTCAGCAAGTTATTAAAAATGGGGTAAGATGGGCAGCAAGCATCAACACTCCAACACCAACCTATGGTAATCACAAGGCATTAGAACAAATTTAA
- a CDS encoding flavodoxin domain-containing protein: protein MSKILLLYASATGNTELMAKAMANHLRNNNNHDVVVKMFDYDEIEVKELENYDGILFGVYTWVGGDLPFEVEDFYDQLDGVNIKRKPFAVFGSADSFYDEFGTALDLMYERFEKLGAVMVPEKLVVDLEPSQEDIKKSEQLSEKLLRLISGSELDVK, encoded by the coding sequence ATGAGCAAAATCTTACTGCTCTATGCTAGTGCAACTGGAAATACGGAGTTGATGGCTAAGGCAATGGCAAATCATTTAAGAAATAATAATAATCATGACGTTGTTGTAAAGATGTTTGATTATGATGAAATAGAAGTAAAAGAACTTGAAAACTATGATGGTATATTATTTGGAGTTTACACTTGGGTTGGAGGCGATCTACCATTTGAAGTTGAGGATTTTTATGATCAGCTTGACGGTGTAAATATCAAAAGGAAGCCATTTGCTGTCTTCGGATCGGCAGATTCTTTTTATGATGAATTTGGTACTGCGCTTGATTTGATGTATGAACGATTTGAGAAACTTGGTGCCGTAATGGTCCCGGAAAAGCTAGTAGTTGATTTAGAGCCAAGTCAAGAAGATATTAAGAAAAGTGAACAGCTTTCTGAGAAGCTATTACGATTAATTAGTGGGAGTGAGCTGGACGTTAAGTAA
- a CDS encoding sugar ABC transporter permease produces the protein MNLFKSQKFSLSLSKFFTYFYLILLAIIIIYPLLITASSAFKAGNITAFDLNFNANWTLDNFRRLFTETLYGDWYLNTLIIAVITMVVQVAIITLAGYTYSRYRFIGRKRSLMFFLIIQMVPTTAALTAFYVMALLFGALDQNWFLIFIYIGGGIPMNTWLMKGYFDTVPIDLDESAKLDGAGHFRIFIQIVLPLVKPMLAVQALWAFMAPFGEYMLARFLLRTPDNFTVAIGLQTFINNPMNQKVALFAAGAILIAVPISILFFMLQKNFVSGLTAGGTKG, from the coding sequence ATGAATCTCTTTAAATCCCAAAAATTTTCCCTGTCTCTAAGCAAGTTCTTTACTTACTTTTATCTTATCCTATTAGCAATTATTATCATTTATCCACTATTGATAACAGCAAGCTCAGCATTTAAAGCAGGAAATATAACTGCTTTTGACTTGAACTTTAATGCTAATTGGACGCTAGATAATTTCAGGAGACTATTTACTGAAACCCTATATGGTGATTGGTATTTGAATACTTTAATTATTGCTGTTATTACGATGGTTGTCCAAGTTGCGATCATTACGTTAGCCGGTTATACGTATAGCAGATATCGTTTCATTGGAAGAAAAAGAAGTTTAATGTTCTTTTTAATTATTCAAATGGTACCGACGACTGCTGCATTAACTGCTTTCTATGTTATGGCCTTGCTTTTTGGTGCATTGGACCAAAATTGGTTCTTAATATTCATCTACATTGGTGGGGGCATTCCTATGAATACTTGGCTGATGAAGGGATATTTTGATACGGTGCCAATTGACTTGGATGAATCCGCTAAGCTTGATGGAGCAGGCCATTTTCGAATATTTATCCAAATTGTATTGCCTTTGGTGAAACCAATGCTAGCTGTTCAAGCCCTGTGGGCCTTCATGGCACCATTTGGAGAATATATGCTTGCAAGGTTCCTGTTGCGTACACCTGATAATTTCACAGTAGCAATAGGACTGCAAACCTTTATTAATAATCCAATGAATCAAAAAGTAGCACTTTTTGCAGCTGGGGCAATCTTAATTGCTGTACCAATTAGTATCCTATTCTTTATGCTGCAAAAGAATTTTGTATCAGGATTAACTGCAGGTGGAACAAAAGGTTAG
- a CDS encoding LacI family DNA-binding transcriptional regulator — MVTIKDVAKATGVSPSTVSRVIADNPRISTETKKKVRKAMKDLGYYPNIHARNLVVKSSNAIGVVMSSSADKALQNPFFPEVLRGIGSVTHKNEYSITLSSGQSEEEILSEVKSMVYGGSVDGVILLYSRINDGVTNFLREQDFPFVIVGKPVEDIEQVTHVDNDNFKAGKEITNYLIEQLHERIAFIGGSRDLMVTMDRESGYQVALEEAGLPNVDEYRIQTEFLKSGGQEAVECILAMKHRPTAIVVSDDLISLGVVSMLEKSNIRVPEDISIVSFNNVYLSEIIRPALTTVDVHIYDLGAKSAEAIINKTNNKSEPAKRIIIPHNIVYRDSVISRR; from the coding sequence ATGGTAACAATTAAAGACGTAGCAAAGGCAACCGGAGTATCTCCCTCTACAGTATCTAGAGTTATTGCAGATAATCCAAGAATAAGTACAGAAACAAAGAAAAAGGTTAGAAAAGCAATGAAGGATTTAGGATATTATCCTAACATTCATGCTCGTAATCTAGTTGTGAAATCATCCAATGCGATTGGAGTTGTTATGTCTTCATCTGCTGACAAAGCATTACAAAATCCATTTTTTCCAGAGGTTTTACGCGGAATCGGATCTGTTACTCATAAAAATGAATATTCAATTACACTTTCTAGCGGACAATCGGAAGAGGAAATTTTAAGTGAAGTAAAAAGTATGGTCTATGGTGGCTCAGTGGATGGTGTAATTCTACTTTACTCTCGAATAAATGATGGTGTAACAAACTTTTTACGTGAACAAGATTTTCCATTTGTCATCGTAGGAAAGCCGGTTGAAGATATTGAGCAAGTCACACATGTAGATAATGATAATTTTAAAGCTGGAAAAGAGATAACAAATTATTTAATCGAACAGTTACATGAACGAATTGCTTTTATAGGAGGATCAAGGGACTTGATGGTGACGATGGATCGCGAATCAGGGTATCAAGTTGCATTAGAGGAAGCAGGATTACCTAATGTCGATGAATATAGAATCCAAACGGAATTTCTAAAGTCGGGTGGTCAGGAAGCCGTCGAGTGCATCTTAGCTATGAAACATCGTCCAACAGCAATCGTTGTAAGTGATGATTTAATTAGTCTTGGGGTGGTGAGTATGCTAGAAAAGTCAAATATACGAGTTCCAGAAGACATTTCAATTGTAAGCTTTAACAATGTCTATCTTTCAGAAATAATCCGTCCAGCGCTCACTACTGTTGATGTTCATATTTATGATTTAGGTGCAAAGTCGGCAGAAGCGATAATAAACAAAACAAATAATAAGTCAGAGCCCGCAAAAAGAATTATTATTCCGCATAACATCGTTTACCGAGATTCAGTTATTAGTCGCAGGTAG
- a CDS encoding glycoside hydrolase family 13 protein, producing MKKWWKEAVAYQVYPRSFMDSNGDGIGDIQGVISKLDYLQDLGIDVIWMSPIYQSPNDDNGYDISNYQEIMPEFGTMADFDQLLEEVHRRGMKLIMDLVINHTSDEHQWFIESRKSKDSDYRDYYIWHPGKNGSEPNNWESIFGGSAWKYDKTTEEYFLHVFSSKQPDLNWENPNVRNELYKMVNWWLDKGIDGFRVDAISHIKKRPGLPDLPNPKKKKYVSSFAGHMNQDGIQIFLDELKEKTFANYDIMTVGEANGVKAKDADEWVGKENGKFNMIFQFEHLDLWGKKTKTGLDIHALKRTLTKWQKGLEGIGWNALFLENHDQPRSVSTWGNSDIYLKESAKCLATMYFLMQGTPFIYQGQEIGMTNVHYPSINDYDDVDAKNLYDNELAAGTPVEEIMEVIWKTGRDNSRTPMQWDDTKNAGFSKGKPWLKVNPNYSEINVASAMDHSDSIFYFYKLLIKLRKNNPVLIYGTYDLILDDHDQIFAYTRTLDGEKVLIMTNLFAVETKVKLPEKVRLGALWMANYDVRIDEIESVLTFKPYEARVYKLI from the coding sequence ATGAAAAAATGGTGGAAAGAAGCGGTTGCGTATCAAGTTTATCCACGTAGTTTCATGGATTCGAACGGGGATGGTATTGGTGATATTCAAGGGGTTATTTCTAAACTAGACTATCTTCAGGATTTAGGAATCGATGTAATCTGGATGTCGCCAATCTACCAATCTCCGAATGATGACAATGGCTATGATATTAGTAATTATCAGGAAATCATGCCTGAATTTGGAACGATGGCTGATTTTGATCAATTACTAGAGGAAGTTCATCGTCGGGGAATGAAATTAATTATGGATCTTGTGATTAATCATACCTCGGATGAGCATCAATGGTTTATTGAATCAAGAAAGTCAAAGGACAGCGATTATCGCGATTATTATATATGGCATCCGGGAAAAAATGGTTCAGAGCCGAATAACTGGGAATCAATTTTTGGTGGTTCAGCATGGAAGTATGATAAAACAACAGAAGAATATTTCCTCCATGTTTTCTCAAGTAAACAGCCCGACCTCAATTGGGAAAATCCCAACGTAAGAAATGAGTTATATAAGATGGTGAATTGGTGGCTAGATAAGGGAATAGATGGCTTCCGAGTTGATGCAATCTCTCATATTAAAAAGCGTCCAGGACTCCCGGATTTACCAAATCCAAAGAAGAAAAAGTATGTATCATCATTTGCAGGTCACATGAATCAGGACGGCATCCAAATTTTTCTAGATGAATTAAAGGAAAAGACATTTGCAAATTATGATATTATGACGGTCGGCGAGGCTAATGGAGTTAAGGCTAAAGATGCAGATGAATGGGTAGGTAAGGAAAATGGCAAGTTTAATATGATTTTTCAATTTGAACATTTGGATCTATGGGGCAAGAAAACAAAAACAGGTCTTGATATCCATGCCTTGAAAAGGACGTTGACAAAGTGGCAGAAGGGGCTTGAAGGTATTGGCTGGAATGCACTATTTCTGGAGAACCATGATCAGCCGCGCTCTGTTTCAACCTGGGGAAATAGTGATATTTATTTAAAGGAATCTGCCAAATGTCTTGCAACGATGTACTTCCTCATGCAGGGAACACCATTTATTTATCAGGGACAAGAAATTGGCATGACAAATGTGCATTACCCATCAATCAATGATTATGATGATGTCGATGCGAAAAATCTATACGATAATGAACTGGCAGCAGGAACACCTGTTGAAGAGATTATGGAAGTAATTTGGAAAACAGGTCGTGATAATTCGCGGACACCAATGCAATGGGATGATACAAAAAATGCTGGCTTTTCTAAAGGAAAGCCATGGCTTAAGGTGAATCCAAATTATTCAGAAATAAATGTAGCGAGTGCAATGGATCACTCCGACTCGATTTTTTATTTTTATAAATTGCTAATTAAGCTGAGAAAAAATAATCCAGTATTAATTTATGGTACCTATGATCTTATTTTGGATGACCATGATCAGATTTTTGCTTATACACGAACACTAGATGGTGAGAAAGTACTGATAATGACAAATCTCTTTGCCGTGGAAACTAAGGTGAAGTTGCCGGAGAAAGTAAGATTGGGAGCATTATGGATGGCGAATTATGATGTTCGTATAGATGAAATAGAAAGCGTGCTGACATTTAAACCTTATGAGGCTAGAGTGTATAAGTTGATATAA